A region of Eschrichtius robustus isolate mEscRob2 chromosome 19, mEscRob2.pri, whole genome shotgun sequence DNA encodes the following proteins:
- the TK2 gene encoding thymidine kinase 2, mitochondrial isoform X1 yields the protein MLLRPLRSWASRALRRDRPRSAASSPGSLGAQRWAWPRDKGRENEKEKKSVICVEGNIASGKTTCLEFFSNTTDIEVLTEPVPKWRNVRGHNPLGLMYQDACRWGLTLQTYVQLTMLDQHTRPQTLPVRLMERSIHSARYVFVENLYRSGKMPEVDYVVLSEWFDWIVKNIDVSIDLIVYLQTTPETCYQRLKMRCREEEKVIPLEYLDAIHHLYEEWLIKGSLFPVAAPVLVIEADHDMEKMLELFEQNRHRILIPEDRKLGP from the exons ATGTTGCTGCGGCCGCTGCGGAGCTGGGCTTCCCGGGCGCTGCGCCGCGACAGGCCCCGGAGCGCCGCCTCCAGCCCGGGGTCGCTAGGGGCGCAGCGTTGGGCCTGGCCTCGGG ataaaggtagagaaaatgaaaaagagaaaaaatcagtG ATCTGTGTCGAGGGCAATATTGCAAGTGGGAAGACGACGTGCCTGGAGTTCTTCTCCAACACAACTGACATCGAG GTGTTAACGGAGCCCGTGCCCAAGTGGAGAAACGTCCGAGGCCATAATCCTCTG GGTCTGATGTACCAGGACGCCTGTCGATGGGGCCTCACGCTGCAGACATATGTGCAGCTTACCATGCTGGACCAGCACACTCGTCCTCAG aCATTGCCTGTACGGTTGATGGAGCGGTCGATTCACAGCGCAAGATACGTTTTTGTAGAAAACTTGTATAGAAG TGGGAAGATGCCTGAAGTGGACTATGTGGTCCTCTCGGAATGGTTTGACTGGATTGTGAAGAACATCGATGTGTCCATTGACTTGATCG tttATCTCCAGACCACTCCTGAGACCTGTTACCAGAGGCTAAAGATGAGAtgtagggaagaggagaaggTCATTCCACTG GAATACCTGGATGCTATTCACCACCTGTACGAGGAGTGGCTCATCAAAGGGAGCCTTTTCCCCGTGGCGGCCCCTGTTCTG GTGATTGAGGCTGACCACGACATGGAGAAAATGTTAGAACTCTTTGAACAAAACCGGCACCGAATACTAATTCCAGAGGATCGGAAGCTTGGTCCATAG
- the TK2 gene encoding thymidine kinase 2, mitochondrial isoform X2 — MLLRPLRSWASRALRRDRPRSAASSPGSLGAQRWAWPRDKGRENEKEKKSVICVEGNIASGKTTCLEFFSNTTDIEVLTEPVPKWRNVRGHNPLGLMYQDACRWGLTLQTYVQLTMLDQHTRPQTLPVRLMERSIHSARYVFVENLYRSGKMPEVDYVVLSEWFDWIVKNIDVSIDLIVYLQTTPETCYQRLKMRCREEEKVIPLEYLDAIHHLYEEWLIKGSLFPVAAPVLGI, encoded by the exons ATGTTGCTGCGGCCGCTGCGGAGCTGGGCTTCCCGGGCGCTGCGCCGCGACAGGCCCCGGAGCGCCGCCTCCAGCCCGGGGTCGCTAGGGGCGCAGCGTTGGGCCTGGCCTCGGG ataaaggtagagaaaatgaaaaagagaaaaaatcagtG ATCTGTGTCGAGGGCAATATTGCAAGTGGGAAGACGACGTGCCTGGAGTTCTTCTCCAACACAACTGACATCGAG GTGTTAACGGAGCCCGTGCCCAAGTGGAGAAACGTCCGAGGCCATAATCCTCTG GGTCTGATGTACCAGGACGCCTGTCGATGGGGCCTCACGCTGCAGACATATGTGCAGCTTACCATGCTGGACCAGCACACTCGTCCTCAG aCATTGCCTGTACGGTTGATGGAGCGGTCGATTCACAGCGCAAGATACGTTTTTGTAGAAAACTTGTATAGAAG TGGGAAGATGCCTGAAGTGGACTATGTGGTCCTCTCGGAATGGTTTGACTGGATTGTGAAGAACATCGATGTGTCCATTGACTTGATCG tttATCTCCAGACCACTCCTGAGACCTGTTACCAGAGGCTAAAGATGAGAtgtagggaagaggagaaggTCATTCCACTG GAATACCTGGATGCTATTCACCACCTGTACGAGGAGTGGCTCATCAAAGGGAGCCTTTTCCCCGTGGCGGCCCCTGTTCTG GGCATCTGA
- the TK2 gene encoding thymidine kinase 2, mitochondrial isoform X3 produces the protein MLLRPLRSWASRALRRDRPRSAASSPGSLGAQRWAWPRDKGRENEKEKKSVICVEGNIASGKTTCLEFFSNTTDIEVLTEPVPKWRNVRGHNPLTLPVRLMERSIHSARYVFVENLYRSGKMPEVDYVVLSEWFDWIVKNIDVSIDLIVYLQTTPETCYQRLKMRCREEEKVIPLEYLDAIHHLYEEWLIKGSLFPVAAPVLVIEADHDMEKMLELFEQNRHRILIPEDRKLGP, from the exons ATGTTGCTGCGGCCGCTGCGGAGCTGGGCTTCCCGGGCGCTGCGCCGCGACAGGCCCCGGAGCGCCGCCTCCAGCCCGGGGTCGCTAGGGGCGCAGCGTTGGGCCTGGCCTCGGG ataaaggtagagaaaatgaaaaagagaaaaaatcagtG ATCTGTGTCGAGGGCAATATTGCAAGTGGGAAGACGACGTGCCTGGAGTTCTTCTCCAACACAACTGACATCGAG GTGTTAACGGAGCCCGTGCCCAAGTGGAGAAACGTCCGAGGCCATAATCCTCTG aCATTGCCTGTACGGTTGATGGAGCGGTCGATTCACAGCGCAAGATACGTTTTTGTAGAAAACTTGTATAGAAG TGGGAAGATGCCTGAAGTGGACTATGTGGTCCTCTCGGAATGGTTTGACTGGATTGTGAAGAACATCGATGTGTCCATTGACTTGATCG tttATCTCCAGACCACTCCTGAGACCTGTTACCAGAGGCTAAAGATGAGAtgtagggaagaggagaaggTCATTCCACTG GAATACCTGGATGCTATTCACCACCTGTACGAGGAGTGGCTCATCAAAGGGAGCCTTTTCCCCGTGGCGGCCCCTGTTCTG GTGATTGAGGCTGACCACGACATGGAGAAAATGTTAGAACTCTTTGAACAAAACCGGCACCGAATACTAATTCCAGAGGATCGGAAGCTTGGTCCATAG